From Peromyscus maniculatus bairdii isolate BWxNUB_F1_BW_parent chromosome 19, HU_Pman_BW_mat_3.1, whole genome shotgun sequence, the proteins below share one genomic window:
- the Gfra3 gene encoding GDNF family receptor alpha-3, whose amino-acid sequence MGRPRSPRLRPLGVLLLVLSLWLPLGAGDSLPTESRFVNSCIQARKKCQADPACKAAYQQLESCTSSLSTELPLEESSMSADCLEAAQQLRNSSLLSCTCHRRMKHQAACLNIYWTVHPARSLGDYELDVSPYEDTVTSKPWKMNLNKLSMLKPDSDLCLKFAMICTLNDKCDRLRKAYGEACSGFRCQRHLCLAQLRSFFEKAAESHAQALLLCPCRPEDVGCGERRRNTIAPSCALPSEVPNCLELRSFCRADPLCRSRLMDFQTHCHPMDILGTCTTEQSRCLRAYMGLIGTAMTPNFISKVNASVALSCTCRGSGNLQDECEQLERSFSQNPCLTEAIAAKMHFHRQLFSQDWDGSTFSVMQENHSPAPRPQPRLPVLSFFVLTLVLLQPLW is encoded by the exons GAGACTCCCTTCCCACAGAGAGCAGGTTTGTGAACAGCTGTATCCAGGCCAGAAAGAAATGCCAGGCTGATCCCGCTTGCAAGGCTGCCTACCAACAGCTGGAGTCCTGCACCTCCAGTCTCAGCACGGAATTACCCTTGGAGGAGTCTTCCATGTCCGCAGACTGCCTGGAGGCAGCGCAGCAACTTAGGAACAGCTCTCTGCTAAGCTGCACGTGCCACCGACGCATGAAGCACCAAGCTGCCTGCCTGAACATTTACTGGACCGTTCACCCCGCCCGCAGCCTTG GTGACTACGAGTTAGATGTCTCACCCTATGAAGACACAGTGACCAGCAAACCCTGGAAAATGAATCTCAACAAACTGAGCATGCTCAAACCAG ACTCGGACCTCTGCCTCAAATTCGCTATGATCTGTACTCTTAACGACAAGTGTGACCGCCTGCGCAAGGCCTACGGGGAGGCGTGCTCGGGGTTCCGCTGCCAGCGCCACCTCTGCCTGGCGCAGCTGCGCTCCTTCTTCGAGAAGGCGGCCGAGTCCCATGCCCAGGCCCTGCTGCTGTGCCCCTGCAGGCCCGAGGATGTGGGCTGTGGGGAGCGCCGGCGGAACACCATCGCCCCCAGCTGCGCCCTCCCTTCTGAGGTCCCCAACTGCCTGGAGCTTCGGAGCTTCTGCCGGGCGGACCCTCTctgcag ATCACGCCTAATGGACTTCCAGACCCACTGCCATCCTATGGACATCCTGGGGACTTGTACAACTGAGCAGTCCAGATGTCTGCGGGCGTACATGGGGCTGATTG GGACTGCCATGACCCCAAACTTCATCAGCAAGGTCAATGCCAGTGTTGCCTTAAGCTGCACCTGCCGAGGCAGTGGCAACCTACAGGACGAGTGCGAACAGCTGGAAAGGTCGTTCTCCCAGAACCCCTGCCTCA CGGAGGCCATTGCAGCTAAGATGCATTTCCACAGACAACTCTTCTCCCAGGACTGGGACGGCTCGACCTTTTCTGTGATGCAGGAG AACCATAGCCCGGCTCCGAGACCCCAGCCCAGGctgcctgttctttctttcttcgtgCTTACTTTGGTTCTGCTTCAACCCCTCTGGTAG